The Streptomyces sp. NBC_01275 genome has a segment encoding these proteins:
- a CDS encoding DUF397 domain-containing protein, whose translation MSALPRHVLSSTDLHDLPGVKWLRSSYSTGMNNCVETARPASGPWAGLLAVRDSKDPAGPALLFSPESWSGFTAAFH comes from the coding sequence ATGTCAGCTCTGCCTCGGCACGTACTCTCAAGCACCGATCTCCACGATCTCCCTGGCGTGAAGTGGCTGCGCAGCAGCTACAGCACGGGAATGAACAACTGCGTGGAGACGGCCCGGCCGGCCTCAGGACCCTGGGCCGGCCTGCTCGCCGTACGCGACTCCAAGGACCCGGCCGGGCCCGCCCTGCTCTTCTCCCCCGAGAGCTGGTCGGGCTTCACAGCCGCGTTCCACTGA
- a CDS encoding toxin-antitoxin system HicB family antitoxin yields MAKTQLNVRVDEGTAKAARERATARGMSVNRYIEELVRQDAGEVGHTFVEAAADFMKQYETVFAEEFGPERGRGDAREGRR; encoded by the coding sequence ATGGCGAAGACCCAGCTGAACGTACGCGTGGACGAGGGCACGGCCAAAGCCGCCCGTGAGCGCGCCACGGCCCGCGGCATGAGCGTCAACCGCTACATCGAGGAGCTGGTCAGACAGGACGCCGGGGAGGTCGGTCACACCTTCGTGGAGGCCGCGGCGGACTTCATGAAGCAGTACGAGACCGTCTTCGCGGAGGAGTTCGGCCCGGAGCGCGGGCGCGGGGACGCGCGCGAAGGTCGCCGCTGA
- a CDS encoding type II toxin-antitoxin system Phd/YefM family antitoxin produces MAYEIPVTQARAELAELINRVVYGGERVVVTRHGKPLVALVSAADLERLDALDALAAVAEEQVVTSVSAVREVASAARERQRFGVAAEHRRPGPS; encoded by the coding sequence ATGGCCTACGAGATTCCGGTGACGCAAGCCAGGGCTGAGCTCGCCGAGCTGATCAACCGGGTGGTGTACGGCGGTGAGCGCGTCGTCGTGACGCGGCACGGCAAGCCGCTGGTCGCCCTGGTCTCCGCCGCCGACCTGGAGCGACTCGACGCGCTGGACGCCCTGGCGGCCGTGGCCGAGGAGCAGGTGGTCACCTCGGTCTCCGCCGTCCGCGAGGTCGCGTCCGCCGCCCGCGAACGGCAGCGGTTCGGGGTCGCGGCGGAACACCGGCGGCCGGGTCCTTCGTAG
- the bioD gene encoding dethiobiotin synthase yields the protein MPILVITGTGTEVGKTVTTAAVAACALAAGRSVAVLKAAQTGVRPDERGDADEVARLAGPLTTAELARFPEPLAPATAARRAGMTPVRPCDVAEAAQKLAAEHDLVLVEGAGGLLVRFDEAGGTLADAAELLRAPVLVVASAGLGTLNTTELTARELRSRGVELLGVVIGGWPDFPDLAMRCNVTDLPDVAGAPLLGALPMGVGALAPADFRTAAPGWLAARLDGTWEAEAFRTAL from the coding sequence ATGCCGATCCTGGTGATCACGGGGACGGGCACGGAGGTCGGCAAGACCGTCACGACCGCGGCCGTCGCCGCCTGCGCGCTCGCGGCGGGCCGGTCGGTGGCCGTCCTGAAGGCCGCGCAGACCGGCGTACGGCCGGACGAGCGCGGGGACGCGGACGAGGTCGCGCGCCTCGCCGGTCCGCTCACCACGGCCGAACTCGCCCGCTTTCCCGAGCCGTTGGCCCCCGCGACGGCGGCACGACGGGCCGGGATGACGCCGGTGCGGCCCTGCGACGTGGCGGAGGCGGCCCAGAAGCTGGCGGCGGAGCACGACCTGGTGCTCGTCGAGGGGGCGGGCGGACTGCTCGTACGGTTCGACGAGGCGGGCGGGACACTGGCCGACGCGGCGGAGCTGCTGCGGGCGCCGGTGCTGGTGGTGGCCTCGGCGGGACTGGGCACGCTGAACACCACGGAACTGACGGCCCGTGAACTGCGGTCGCGAGGGGTGGAGTTGCTGGGCGTCGTCATCGGCGGCTGGCCCGACTTCCCCGATCTCGCGATGCGTTGCAATGTCACGGACCTGCCCGACGTCGCCGGCGCCCCGCTGCTGGGTGCGCTGCCGATGGGCGTCGGAGCGCTCGCGCCCGCCGACTTCCGGACGGCGGCCCCCGGTTGGCTGGCGGCACGGCTGGACGGTACGTGGGAGGCGGAGGCGTTCCGAACGGCTCTGTAG
- a CDS encoding LuxR family transcriptional regulator yields the protein MVTPVNPPPLGGTSPPTHPDACPRPASALPEGVRVRVLRLVYGDPRAAAELAARLTERQASGLDPLPTEPATLAPGLLRAYRGEIRALPDDTRLLLLLAAADQYPVATHAFLRAVAAARLDTRPLEAAEAAGIAYATAGGVCFRDAWTRIAVHETATPADRRDVHRLLARVLHDQAETPRRSWHRGAGALGPSARLAAELTAAAAQARAAGDPALSAALVERAAELSPDARERARLLARAAADAWHSGDGDRARDLAARTDVPALSGVLALRTGHAGEAFDALLAGAVRAARAEARAGAEAGEEAEEIAAEPPSGGAPSAELSSGGTTSVEPPSGRASGGRASAGAAGPSDGPVVVRAAGESSGPAPAGAAGRPSGRPLPGAVGEASPRSLPTDPTDTASHLLARATEAAVYTGDLRRCREAVLVARRLGVVPPGALGGIAAAVDGRYEDARDLLEATAGRCGPGGDPTLLLHAGIAALMLGDHTRAATATLRAAAAARARGITATVSQAMEFRAYADFWTGRPHAAEAAALDALRQAYTTGQDNGACHLQAALAMFAAVTGDADLCRARAAAARSYALAHGLGLPAALAQWALAFLDLGAGRFGAAAARLRALAAFGPGHGHRAIRHLATPHYVEAAARAGDTRVARAAHADYDRWARAVRSPDDLALSARCRALLTPGADAVEHYRTALDLHADGTRAFERARTELLFGSALRRLRQRAEARDRLHSALEAFESFGAPHHAEGARAELRALGAPAAPARGRERPTAQLTAQQLLVSRMAADGATNREIAARLALSPRTIDHHLRGVFTRLGIRSRIELVRLLAEDDGG from the coding sequence GTGGTGACCCCGGTGAACCCCCCACCTCTCGGCGGCACTTCGCCACCGACGCACCCGGACGCGTGCCCGCGTCCGGCCTCGGCCCTCCCCGAAGGCGTCCGCGTGCGCGTCCTGCGACTCGTATACGGCGATCCGCGCGCGGCCGCCGAACTCGCGGCGCGGCTGACCGAACGTCAGGCGTCCGGCCTGGACCCGCTGCCGACGGAGCCCGCGACTCTGGCCCCCGGCCTGCTGCGCGCCTACCGCGGGGAGATCCGCGCCCTGCCGGACGACACCCGGCTGCTGCTTCTGCTCGCGGCCGCCGACCAGTACCCGGTGGCCACGCACGCCTTCCTGCGCGCCGTCGCCGCCGCCCGGCTCGACACCCGGCCCCTGGAAGCCGCCGAGGCGGCCGGGATCGCGTACGCCACGGCGGGCGGGGTCTGCTTCCGGGACGCCTGGACCCGGATCGCCGTCCACGAGACGGCGACGCCGGCCGACCGGCGCGACGTCCACCGGCTGCTGGCCCGCGTCCTGCACGACCAGGCCGAGACGCCCCGGCGGTCCTGGCACCGGGGCGCGGGCGCGCTCGGCCCCAGCGCTCGGCTCGCGGCCGAACTGACGGCCGCGGCTGCGCAGGCCCGCGCGGCCGGCGACCCGGCCCTGTCCGCCGCCCTCGTCGAACGCGCCGCCGAGCTCTCCCCGGACGCCCGCGAACGCGCCCGCCTCCTCGCCCGCGCCGCCGCCGACGCCTGGCACTCCGGCGACGGCGACCGCGCCCGTGACCTCGCCGCCCGCACGGACGTACCCGCCCTGAGCGGCGTCCTCGCCCTGCGGACGGGACACGCGGGGGAGGCGTTCGACGCGCTGCTGGCGGGGGCGGTACGGGCGGCGCGTGCGGAGGCGCGCGCGGGGGCGGAGGCGGGGGAGGAAGCGGAGGAAATCGCTGCCGAGCCGCCCTCCGGCGGGGCGCCCTCCGCCGAGCTGTCCTCCGGCGGCACGACTTCCGTCGAGCCGCCCTCCGGCAGGGCTTCTGGCGGCCGGGCGTCTGCCGGTGCCGCGGGGCCGTCCGACGGCCCGGTGGTCGTCCGCGCCGCAGGGGAGTCCTCCGGCCCGGCGCCCGCCGGCGCCGCCGGGCGGCCCTCCGGCCGTCCCCTCCCGGGCGCGGTCGGCGAAGCCTCTCCCCGCTCCCTCCCCACCGACCCCACCGACACCGCCTCCCATCTTCTCGCCCGTGCCACCGAAGCCGCCGTCTACACGGGTGACCTGCGGCGATGTCGTGAGGCGGTGCTCGTCGCACGGAGGCTGGGGGTCGTGCCGCCGGGGGCGCTGGGCGGGATCGCCGCGGCCGTCGACGGGCGGTACGAGGACGCGCGCGACCTGCTGGAGGCGACCGCCGGGCGCTGCGGTCCCGGTGGCGACCCCACCCTCCTCCTCCACGCGGGCATCGCCGCCCTGATGCTCGGCGACCACACCCGCGCCGCCACGGCCACCCTCCGGGCCGCCGCCGCTGCCCGCGCCCGGGGCATCACGGCCACCGTCTCCCAGGCCATGGAGTTCCGCGCCTACGCCGACTTCTGGACCGGCCGCCCGCACGCCGCCGAGGCCGCCGCGCTGGACGCCCTCCGGCAGGCGTACACCACCGGGCAGGACAACGGCGCCTGCCATCTGCAGGCCGCCCTCGCGATGTTCGCCGCGGTCACCGGCGACGCCGACCTGTGCCGGGCGCGCGCCGCGGCCGCCCGCTCCTACGCCCTGGCCCACGGCCTGGGCCTGCCCGCCGCCCTCGCGCAGTGGGCGCTCGCCTTCCTCGACCTGGGCGCCGGCCGGTTCGGCGCGGCGGCGGCCCGGCTGCGTGCCCTGGCCGCCTTCGGCCCCGGCCACGGACACCGGGCCATCCGGCACCTGGCCACCCCGCACTACGTCGAGGCCGCGGCCCGCGCGGGCGACACCCGTGTCGCCCGGGCCGCGCACGCCGACTACGACCGCTGGGCCCGCGCCGTGCGCAGCCCCGACGATCTGGCCCTCAGCGCCCGCTGCCGGGCCCTGCTCACCCCGGGCGCCGACGCCGTCGAGCACTACCGCACCGCCCTCGACCTGCACGCCGACGGGACCCGCGCCTTCGAACGGGCCCGCACGGAGCTGCTGTTCGGCAGCGCGCTGCGCAGGCTGCGGCAACGCGCCGAGGCCCGCGACCGGCTGCACAGCGCCCTGGAGGCGTTCGAGTCGTTCGGCGCCCCGCACCACGCGGAGGGCGCCCGTGCGGAACTCCGCGCCCTAGGAGCTCCCGCCGCGCCCGCGCGCGGCCGCGAGCGCCCTACCGCTCAACTGACCGCGCAACAGCTCCTGGTCAGCCGTATGGCCGCCGACGGCGCCACGAACCGTGAGATCGCCGCCCGCCTCGCCCTCAGCCCCCGTACCATCGACCACCACCTCCGCGGCGTCTTCACCCGCCTGGGCATCCGCTCCCGCATCGAACTCGTGCGCCTGCTGGCGGAGGACGACGGCGGCTGA
- a CDS encoding triacylglycerol lipase, which produces MQRGKRRIAAVFSAVVSSLLLSLSFSAPTAHAATHNPIVFVHGISSSSSSWDEWVADFKADGYTAAELDASSYSWTQSNVTTASQLATKIKSVLASTGASKVDVVVHSMGALSSRYYLKNLGGTAYVDDFVSVAGVNHGTSVASLCGWLYTSCKEMTTGSSFLTALNSGDETPGSVSYAAYWSNCDSAIDPDSSALLSGATNVGVGCISHTDMNNDYGVYEQVRDFIQ; this is translated from the coding sequence ATGCAGCGCGGCAAGCGTCGCATCGCCGCGGTCTTCTCGGCCGTGGTCTCTTCGCTCCTTCTGTCACTCTCCTTCTCCGCCCCCACAGCCCACGCGGCGACCCACAACCCCATCGTCTTCGTCCACGGCATCAGCAGCTCGTCGAGCAGCTGGGACGAATGGGTCGCCGACTTCAAGGCCGACGGCTACACGGCCGCCGAGCTGGACGCGAGTTCGTACAGCTGGACCCAGTCGAACGTCACGACCGCCTCACAACTGGCCACCAAGATCAAGAGCGTTCTCGCCAGCACCGGGGCGAGCAAGGTCGACGTCGTCGTCCACTCCATGGGCGCCCTCAGCTCCCGCTACTACCTCAAGAACCTCGGCGGAACGGCGTACGTGGACGACTTCGTCTCCGTCGCGGGCGTCAACCACGGGACGTCGGTCGCCTCGCTGTGCGGCTGGCTGTACACGTCCTGCAAGGAGATGACGACGGGGAGTTCGTTCCTCACCGCGCTCAACTCCGGTGACGAGACGCCGGGCAGCGTGTCGTACGCGGCCTACTGGTCGAACTGCGACTCGGCGATCGACCCGGACTCCTCGGCGCTGCTCAGCGGGGCCACCAACGTCGGCGTCGGCTGTATCTCGCACACCGACATGAACAACGACTACGGCGTGTACGAACAGGTGCGGGACTTCATCCAGTAG
- a CDS encoding fic family toxin-antitoxin system, toxin component — MSPLRIDLAWLLMVAEQKTPGDPQVTDWGALVAAVARHQAEIFDVPVYDDAPARAAALLQLLIHVPALERSNALFACAVAYAYLVAGGLKVVTSPEQVRDLARLAKSGEASLHDIAQELRQWSH, encoded by the coding sequence TTGAGCCCTCTCCGTATCGACCTCGCCTGGCTCCTGATGGTCGCCGAACAGAAGACCCCGGGGGACCCCCAGGTCACCGACTGGGGTGCGCTGGTCGCGGCCGTGGCACGCCACCAGGCCGAGATATTCGACGTCCCCGTCTACGACGACGCGCCCGCCCGAGCGGCCGCGCTGCTCCAACTCCTGATCCACGTCCCGGCGTTGGAGCGTTCCAACGCGCTGTTCGCCTGTGCCGTGGCCTACGCCTATCTCGTCGCCGGCGGCCTCAAGGTCGTCACCTCGCCCGAGCAGGTCAGGGACCTGGCCAGACTGGCCAAGAGCGGTGAGGCATCGCTCCACGACATCGCGCAGGAACTGCGCCAGTGGAGCCATTGA
- a CDS encoding helix-turn-helix transcriptional regulator, producing MQHGPAVRRRKLGAELRTLRSRAGLTSGEAARLVGWHQSKVSRIETGTSGTKPADVRLLLDAYGVADPHLRELMLALAGSDGSGGRDHWWHAYRGVLPPAYRDFISLESQASAMRTLETTVVPGLLQTPAYARAVTRAAVEGITEDQLDTLVEVRLARQEVLRGRPPLELNAVLDEAVLRREVGGPEVMARQLDQLVEAARLPQVRLQVLPFRAGAHIGLTGPFVVFSFSSTSDLDVVVLDHLTSSLYLERKEDLQAYTEAFDALRAHALSTEESLDYIAAIADGA from the coding sequence ATGCAGCACGGTCCCGCGGTACGCCGCCGAAAACTGGGCGCGGAACTGCGCACGCTGCGCTCCCGGGCGGGGCTCACCAGCGGTGAGGCGGCCCGCCTCGTGGGCTGGCACCAGTCCAAGGTGAGCCGCATCGAGACGGGCACCAGCGGTACGAAACCAGCCGATGTGCGGTTACTTCTGGACGCCTACGGTGTGGCCGATCCGCATCTGCGGGAGCTGATGCTGGCCCTGGCCGGCTCCGACGGCAGTGGCGGACGGGACCACTGGTGGCACGCCTACCGCGGGGTGCTTCCCCCCGCCTACCGCGACTTCATCAGCCTGGAGTCCCAGGCGAGCGCGATGCGCACCCTCGAGACGACCGTGGTCCCGGGCCTGCTGCAGACTCCCGCGTACGCGCGCGCGGTGACCCGGGCCGCCGTGGAGGGCATCACCGAGGACCAGCTCGACACGCTGGTCGAGGTGCGGCTGGCCCGCCAGGAGGTGCTGCGCGGCCGGCCTCCGCTGGAGCTGAACGCGGTGCTGGACGAGGCGGTGCTGCGCCGGGAGGTGGGCGGCCCCGAGGTGATGGCCCGCCAGCTTGACCAGCTCGTGGAGGCGGCGCGACTGCCCCAAGTACGGCTCCAGGTACTGCCGTTCAGGGCCGGGGCGCATATCGGCCTCACCGGCCCTTTCGTTGTTTTCTCATTTTCGAGCACTTCTGATCTGGATGTGGTCGTTCTAGACCACTTGACGAGTAGCCTCTACCTCGAACGGAAAGAAGACCTCCAGGCCTACACCGAGGCCTTCGACGCCCTCAGGGCGCACGCCCTTTCCACCGAGGAATCACTGGATTACATCGCCGCGATAGCTGACGGCGCGTAA
- a CDS encoding 8-amino-7-oxononanoate synthase, which translates to MAFGWIDEQAAARRRAGLVRTLRPRPADSPLLDLASNDYLGLARHPEVKEGAARAARTWGGGATGSRLVTGTTELHGELERELAEFCGFEAALVFSSGYAANLAAVTALAPHGSLIVSDAGNHASLIDGCRLARGATQVVAHADPDAVRKALGTHEGPAVAVSDTVFSVDGDAAPLAALAAVCREHGAGLVVDDAHGLGVLGDGGQGAAYAAGLAGADDVVVTVTLSKSLGSQGGAVLGPARVIDHLVNAARTFIFDTGLAPAAAGAALAALRLLRREPQRAPRARAVAGELHARLTAAGLEAVRPDAAVVSVRAPSPEGAVQWAADCRSAGLAVGCFRPPSVPDGISRLRLTARADLSGAELERAVRVIGETRP; encoded by the coding sequence ATGGCGTTCGGCTGGATCGACGAGCAGGCGGCCGCGCGCCGCCGCGCGGGGCTCGTACGGACGCTGCGGCCCCGCCCGGCCGACTCGCCGCTCCTCGACCTCGCGAGCAACGACTATCTGGGCCTGGCCCGCCACCCCGAGGTCAAGGAGGGGGCCGCGCGGGCCGCCCGGACCTGGGGCGGCGGCGCGACCGGCTCCCGGCTGGTCACCGGCACCACCGAGCTGCACGGCGAGCTGGAGCGGGAGCTGGCGGAGTTCTGCGGCTTCGAGGCGGCCCTGGTCTTCTCCTCCGGATACGCCGCCAACCTCGCCGCGGTCACCGCGCTGGCCCCGCACGGCTCGCTGATCGTCTCCGACGCGGGCAACCACGCCTCGCTCATCGACGGCTGCCGGCTGGCCCGCGGCGCCACCCAGGTCGTCGCCCACGCCGACCCGGACGCCGTGCGCAAGGCGCTGGGCACGCACGAGGGCCCGGCGGTGGCGGTCTCCGACACGGTCTTCTCGGTCGACGGCGACGCGGCTCCGCTGGCCGCCCTCGCGGCCGTCTGCCGGGAGCACGGCGCGGGGCTGGTCGTCGACGACGCCCACGGGCTCGGCGTGCTCGGCGACGGCGGTCAGGGCGCCGCCTACGCGGCGGGTCTCGCGGGGGCCGACGACGTCGTCGTCACGGTCACGCTGTCGAAGTCGCTCGGCAGCCAGGGCGGAGCCGTGCTCGGCCCCGCGCGGGTGATCGACCACCTGGTCAACGCGGCCCGGACGTTCATCTTCGACACGGGTCTGGCCCCGGCGGCGGCGGGCGCGGCCCTGGCGGCCCTGCGGCTGCTGCGCCGCGAGCCGCAGAGGGCCCCGCGCGCGCGTGCGGTGGCGGGCGAGCTGCACGCACGGCTGACGGCCGCGGGTCTGGAAGCGGTACGTCCGGACGCCGCGGTCGTCTCGGTGCGGGCGCCGTCCCCGGAGGGGGCCGTGCAGTGGGCGGCGGACTGCCGGTCGGCAGGCCTGGCCGTGGGCTGCTTCCGTCCTCCCTCCGTGCCCGACGGCATCTCCCGCCTCAGGCTGACCGCCCGTGCGGACCTCTCCGGGGCCGAGCTGGAACGCGCTGTACGAGTGATCGGCGAAACGCGACCATGA
- a CDS encoding urease subunit gamma, which produces MQLTPHEQERLLIHVAADVAEKRRARGLKLNHPEAVALITSHILEGARDGRTVAELMASGRKLLTRDDVMDGIPEMIHDVQVEATFPDGTKLVTVHDPIV; this is translated from the coding sequence GTGCAACTGACCCCGCACGAGCAGGAGAGGCTGCTGATCCACGTGGCGGCCGACGTCGCCGAGAAGCGCCGGGCCCGTGGGCTCAAGCTGAACCACCCGGAGGCCGTGGCCCTCATCACGTCGCACATCCTCGAGGGCGCCCGGGACGGCCGTACGGTCGCCGAGCTGATGGCCTCCGGGCGCAAGCTGCTCACCCGCGACGACGTCATGGACGGCATCCCCGAGATGATCCACGACGTCCAGGTCGAGGCCACCTTCCCCGACGGCACCAAGCTCGTCACCGTCCACGATCCGATCGTCTGA
- a CDS encoding adenosylmethionine--8-amino-7-oxononanoate transaminase, with translation MPDPTGLPVAELLELDRRHVWHPYGPMPGRVDPLVVESASGVRLRLADGSGELVDGMSSWWSAIHGYNHPVLNEAASEQLGRMSHVMFGGLTHEPAVRLAKHLVDMSPEGLEHVFLADSGSVSVEVAVKMCLQYWRSLGRPSKQRLLTWRGGYHGDTWQPMSVCDPEGGMHDLWTGVLPRQLFVGPPPVAYEEAYADELRAAIERHADELAAVIVEPVVQGAGGMRFHSPAYLRVLREACDAHDVLLVFDEIATGFGRTGALFAAEHAAVTPDVMCVGKALTGGYLTMAATLCTSRVASGISRGEVPVLAHGPTFMGNPLAASVACASIELLLGQDWLAEVKRIEAGLREGLAPAADLPGVQDVRVLGAIGVVQLDHAVDMRAATAAAVREGVWLRPFRDLVYTMPPYVTGDADVARIARAVCAAAREG, from the coding sequence ATGCCTGACCCGACCGGCCTGCCCGTCGCCGAACTGCTGGAGCTGGACCGGCGGCACGTCTGGCATCCGTACGGCCCGATGCCCGGCCGGGTCGACCCGCTCGTCGTGGAGTCGGCGAGCGGGGTCCGGCTGAGGCTCGCGGACGGCTCGGGCGAGCTGGTCGACGGGATGTCGTCCTGGTGGTCGGCGATCCACGGCTACAACCACCCCGTGCTCAACGAGGCCGCGAGCGAGCAGCTCGGCCGGATGAGCCACGTGATGTTCGGCGGGCTCACCCACGAGCCCGCCGTACGGCTGGCGAAGCACCTTGTCGACATGTCGCCCGAGGGTCTGGAGCACGTCTTCCTCGCCGACTCGGGGTCGGTGTCGGTCGAGGTCGCGGTGAAGATGTGCCTGCAGTACTGGCGCTCGCTGGGCCGCCCGTCGAAACAGCGCCTGCTGACCTGGCGCGGCGGCTACCACGGCGACACCTGGCAGCCGATGTCCGTGTGCGATCCCGAGGGCGGGATGCACGACCTGTGGACCGGCGTCCTGCCCCGCCAGCTCTTCGTCGGCCCGCCTCCGGTCGCCTACGAGGAGGCGTACGCCGATGAGCTGCGCGCGGCGATCGAGCGGCACGCCGACGAACTGGCCGCGGTGATCGTGGAGCCGGTGGTGCAGGGCGCGGGCGGGATGCGGTTCCACTCCCCCGCGTATCTGCGGGTGCTGCGCGAGGCGTGCGACGCCCACGACGTGCTGCTGGTGTTCGACGAGATCGCCACCGGCTTCGGGCGCACCGGCGCGCTGTTCGCGGCGGAGCACGCGGCGGTGACGCCGGACGTGATGTGCGTGGGCAAGGCGCTGACCGGCGGCTATCTGACGATGGCGGCGACGCTGTGCACCTCCCGGGTGGCGAGCGGCATCTCGCGGGGCGAGGTGCCGGTCCTCGCCCACGGCCCGACGTTCATGGGCAATCCGCTGGCCGCGTCCGTCGCCTGCGCCTCGATCGAGCTGCTGCTCGGCCAGGACTGGCTCGCGGAGGTCAAACGGATCGAGGCGGGACTGCGGGAGGGGCTGGCTCCGGCCGCCGACCTCCCCGGCGTCCAGGACGTCCGCGTCCTCGGCGCGATCGGGGTCGTCCAGCTCGACCACGCCGTGGACATGCGGGCGGCCACGGCGGCCGCCGTGCGGGAGGGCGTCTGGCTGCGCCCCTTCCGCGACCTGGTCTACACGATGCCGCCGTACGTCACCGGCGACGCAGACGTGGCACGGATCGCGCGCGCGGTGTGCGCGGCGGCGCGGGAGGGATGA
- a CDS encoding C40 family peptidase, with protein MTALNRVPSLMVRAGTASAFAIAAVGASVMVPGVAADASAATPAAKALQVAASKKGSAYKWGATGPKRFDCSGLTLYSYKKAGKSLPRTAAQQYNKTRHISASTRKAGDLVFFHSGSNVYHVGIYAGGGKIWHSPKTGDVVKLQKIWTKSVWYGRVR; from the coding sequence ATGACTGCGCTCAATCGTGTCCCGTCGCTCATGGTCCGGGCCGGTACGGCCTCGGCGTTCGCCATCGCCGCCGTCGGCGCCTCGGTCATGGTCCCGGGTGTCGCCGCCGACGCCTCGGCCGCGACGCCGGCCGCCAAGGCGCTGCAGGTCGCGGCGTCCAAAAAGGGCTCGGCGTACAAATGGGGGGCCACCGGTCCGAAGAGGTTCGACTGCTCCGGGCTCACGCTCTACTCGTACAAGAAGGCGGGCAAGAGCCTCCCGCGGACCGCGGCTCAGCAGTACAACAAGACCCGTCACATCTCGGCGTCGACCCGCAAGGCCGGCGACCTGGTGTTCTTCCACTCCGGGTCGAACGTGTACCACGTCGGGATCTACGCCGGTGGGGGCAAGATCTGGCACTCCCCGAAGACCGGGGACGTGGTGAAGCTGCAGAAGATCTGGACCAAGAGCGTCTGGTACGGCCGGGTGCGTTGA
- the bioB gene encoding biotin synthase BioB — protein MDLLNTLVDKGLRRELPTREEALAVLATSDDDVLDVVAAAGKVRRHWFGRRVKLNYLVNLKSGLCPEDCSYCSQRLGSTAGILKYTWLKPDQASQAAAAGVAGGAKRVCLVASGRGPTDRDVDRVAGTIKAIKDQNEGVEVCACLGLLSDGQAERLREAGADAYNHNLNTSESTYADITTTHTYADRVDTVQKAHAAGLSACSGLISGMGESDEDLVDVVFSLRELDPDSVPVNFLIPMEGTPLATEWNLTPQRCLRILAMVRFVCPDVEVRIAGGREVHLRTLQPLALHLANSIFLGDYLTSEGQAGQADLEMIADAGFEVEGAGEVTLPQHRATAVGGGCGSHAEAGCGSHEGAGCGSHEGAGVCGSASVPQVNEVRTDLVAVRRRGAGTDLAPNA, from the coding sequence ATGGACCTGCTGAACACGCTGGTGGACAAGGGGCTTCGGCGCGAGCTGCCGACCCGCGAGGAAGCACTGGCCGTCCTGGCCACTTCCGACGACGACGTGCTCGACGTGGTGGCCGCGGCCGGGAAGGTACGCCGGCACTGGTTCGGGCGACGGGTGAAACTCAACTACCTCGTCAACCTCAAGTCGGGGCTGTGCCCCGAGGACTGCTCCTACTGCTCCCAGCGGCTCGGCTCCACGGCCGGGATCCTGAAGTACACCTGGCTCAAGCCCGACCAGGCCTCCCAGGCGGCGGCGGCCGGGGTCGCGGGCGGGGCCAAGCGGGTCTGTCTGGTGGCGTCCGGGCGCGGTCCGACCGACCGTGACGTGGACCGGGTCGCGGGCACCATCAAGGCGATCAAGGACCAGAACGAGGGCGTCGAGGTGTGCGCCTGTCTGGGCCTGCTCTCCGACGGCCAGGCCGAGCGGCTGCGCGAGGCGGGCGCGGACGCCTACAACCACAACCTGAACACGTCCGAGTCGACGTACGCGGACATCACGACCACGCACACCTACGCCGACCGGGTGGACACGGTCCAGAAGGCGCACGCGGCCGGTCTGTCGGCCTGCTCGGGGCTGATCTCCGGCATGGGCGAGAGCGACGAGGACCTGGTGGACGTGGTCTTCTCGCTGCGCGAGCTGGACCCGGACTCCGTTCCGGTGAACTTCCTGATCCCGATGGAGGGCACCCCGCTCGCCACCGAGTGGAACCTCACCCCGCAGCGCTGTCTGCGCATCCTGGCGATGGTCCGGTTCGTGTGCCCGGACGTCGAGGTGCGCATCGCGGGCGGCCGCGAGGTCCATCTGCGCACGCTCCAGCCGCTGGCCCTGCACCTGGCCAACTCCATCTTCCTCGGCGACTACCTCACCAGCGAGGGCCAGGCCGGCCAGGCCGACCTGGAGATGATCGCGGACGCCGGCTTCGAGGTGGAGGGCGCGGGCGAGGTGACCCTCCCGCAGCACCGGGCGACGGCGGTCGGCGGCGGCTGCGGCTCCCACGCCGAGGCCGGCTGCGGGTCGCACGAAGGCGCCGGGTGCGGATCCCACGAGGGGGCCGGAGTCTGCGGATCCGCTTCCGTGCCGCAGGTCAACGAGGTGCGGACGGACCTCGTCGCCGTACGCCGTCGGGGCGCCGGGACGGATCTCGCGCCCAATGCCTGA